A window from uncultured Desulfobacter sp. encodes these proteins:
- a CDS encoding DEAD/DEAH box helicase → MKLGNAFVHLYKLDDSLRGHEMIVASTNNKAVENVSKELPLYGQIAQDIEGFEYFKTVSDALSDGGEETWGLCAAVLGNAKNRSKFINTAWWDDDTGLRKYFLSITGQLNLEVDDDGNDIIPRILEECNPPSSIEDAKRRWDFACREFEETLTNAQAVIDKAQKSYEASIKAVKLEVEIQSLLTDEAQQKTEINNAKERYASLEKDSGQKKSKVDQLKTWENDLKATKPGFFKRLFSRSKWKEWKVQYSALRTELSGANKDYKLAQSKANECGSELSKLHHAISHTQEKISTLHSQRVTLLAEIEKYSPICGNKLVTSGLWALEHDQQQVFSPNFTIEAQCLRDDVFVAAVRLHKAFIDAASKQLRQNLGAFFSVLSGKGLPEDKQALLPHLWSSAFLLTPVMSTAFASVGRMFKPMPKESIGWLLIDEAGQATPQAAIGAIYRSKRVMCVGDPLQIEPVVTLPSLLVEGISKHFGVDPFHWMAPDASVQTLSDNANVYGTTIPRELSEIRIGSPLLVHRRCEDPMFTISNRLAYNGLMAQATVSRESDITSLFGKQSEWFDIQGSAQEKWCPEEGEVVAEMLLKRIAETNGDPEIYVISPFRIVAERMSQRMRMEENTLIQHGIVNPNDWIYNNIGTVHTFQGKETKAVILLLGAPNPAQTGARSWATSNVNLLNVAVSRAKQNFYVVGNKSLWGELGNMKLVARLIGK, encoded by the coding sequence ATGAAGTTAGGTAATGCTTTTGTTCACCTCTACAAGCTCGACGATAGTTTGAGAGGGCATGAAATGATTGTGGCATCTACCAATAATAAAGCTGTAGAGAATGTTAGCAAAGAGCTTCCGCTATACGGACAGATTGCGCAGGACATTGAAGGGTTTGAGTATTTTAAAACTGTTAGTGATGCTTTGTCTGATGGAGGGGAAGAAACGTGGGGTTTATGTGCTGCCGTACTTGGGAATGCTAAAAACCGCTCTAAATTTATCAATACAGCATGGTGGGACGATGATACGGGGCTTCGTAAATACTTCCTGTCGATAACGGGTCAACTGAATTTAGAAGTTGATGACGATGGAAATGACATTATTCCTCGCATCCTTGAAGAATGTAATCCGCCCAGCTCAATAGAAGATGCAAAAAGACGTTGGGATTTTGCTTGCAGAGAATTCGAAGAGACTTTAACAAACGCACAGGCTGTAATTGATAAAGCACAAAAATCTTATGAGGCTTCTATCAAAGCAGTGAAGCTAGAGGTAGAGATTCAGAGCTTGCTGACTGATGAAGCGCAGCAAAAAACAGAAATCAATAACGCAAAGGAGCGCTACGCTTCACTCGAAAAAGATTCTGGACAAAAAAAATCAAAAGTAGATCAGCTTAAAACTTGGGAAAATGATCTAAAAGCCACGAAACCCGGATTTTTTAAACGTCTGTTTTCCCGATCTAAATGGAAAGAGTGGAAGGTTCAATATAGTGCATTACGAACAGAGCTTTCAGGTGCTAACAAAGACTATAAATTGGCTCAATCGAAGGCTAATGAATGCGGTTCCGAGCTATCCAAACTTCATCATGCCATTTCTCATACTCAGGAAAAAATAAGTACACTTCATTCACAGCGCGTTACTCTTTTAGCTGAAATTGAAAAATACTCGCCAATTTGCGGAAATAAACTCGTTACGTCGGGACTTTGGGCTCTAGAACACGATCAACAGCAAGTTTTCTCTCCGAACTTTACAATCGAAGCGCAGTGTCTTAGAGATGATGTGTTCGTTGCCGCTGTACGTTTACATAAAGCATTTATAGACGCAGCCTCAAAGCAGCTCAGACAAAATCTAGGTGCGTTTTTCTCGGTTTTAAGCGGAAAAGGCTTACCCGAAGACAAGCAGGCATTGTTGCCTCATCTTTGGTCGAGTGCTTTTTTGTTAACTCCGGTTATGTCTACTGCTTTCGCTTCGGTTGGGCGTATGTTCAAGCCAATGCCAAAAGAAAGTATCGGCTGGTTACTTATCGACGAGGCTGGTCAGGCAACACCACAAGCAGCTATTGGAGCAATTTATCGATCCAAACGTGTCATGTGCGTTGGTGATCCACTGCAAATAGAGCCTGTTGTCACTTTACCTTCGCTTTTGGTTGAAGGAATTTCAAAGCATTTTGGAGTTGATCCATTTCACTGGATGGCTCCAGATGCGTCTGTTCAGACGTTATCGGATAACGCTAATGTCTATGGTACAACTATCCCCCGAGAATTGAGCGAGATTAGAATTGGTTCGCCTTTGCTTGTTCACAGGCGTTGTGAAGACCCAATGTTTACGATTTCCAATCGTCTTGCCTATAACGGCTTAATGGCCCAAGCAACGGTTTCCCGCGAATCAGATATTACCTCTTTATTTGGAAAGCAATCCGAATGGTTTGATATACAAGGAAGTGCTCAAGAAAAGTGGTGTCCCGAGGAGGGAGAGGTTGTTGCCGAAATGCTTCTTAAACGAATTGCTGAAACCAATGGCGATCCTGAAATTTATGTCATTTCTCCATTCAGAATTGTTGCCGAACGAATGAGTCAGCGTATGCGGATGGAAGAGAATACTTTAATACAGCATGGCATCGTAAATCCAAATGATTGGATTTACAACAATATTGGAACTGTTCACACCTTCCAAGGAAAGGAAACCAAAGCGGTTATATTACTTTTAGGTGCTCCAAATCCGGCGCAAACAGGCGCAAGAAGCTGGGCTACATCTAATGTGAACCTGCTCAATGTTGCAGTTTCCAGAGCAAAACAGAATTTTTATGTGGTTGGGAATAAGTCACTCTGGGGAGAGCTCGGAAATATGAAGCTAGTTGCCCGATTGATTGGTAAGTGA
- a CDS encoding IS3 family transposase (programmed frameshift), whose product MKKDRKKYAPEFKEEAVKLITEQGYQITEAARNLGVNPTMLGRWKREIEGSGESATGLQGSVAMKAELSRLRKENNRLKMERENLKKGSSLLRERNELKYQFVDAERKAYPVALICIVMLISRSGYYAWRKCKKSLRQREVETLIPIVKAAHQASRGTYGARRIAEEIKASGSPCGRYKAGSLMKMAGVAAKQKKKFKATTDSKHNLPVAPNLLDRQFEVVEADKVYVSDITYIWTHEGWLYLAVVIDLFSRRVVGWSLSNRMTTKLIMDALHMAIRRRMPAPGLLFHSDRGSQYCSKNFQKMLNTLGMVSSMSRKGNCWDNAVAESFFGSLKTERVFFTNYMTREEARRDIIDYIEMFYNCNRRHSYLGYISPKEFEKLWFLEKAA is encoded by the exons ATGAAGAAAGACAGAAAGAAGTATGCACCTGAATTCAAAGAAGAAGCAGTTAAACTGATAACCGAACAGGGATATCAGATTACCGAGGCAGCCCGAAATCTCGGAGTCAATCCAACCATGCTGGGTCGCTGGAAACGTGAGATTGAAGGTAGTGGAGAGAGTGCCACTGGTTTACAAGGAAGTGTGGCAATGAAGGCAGAGTTGAGCCGTCTTCGAAAAGAAAACAACCGTTTGAAGATGGAACGTGAAA ATCTTAAAAAAGGCAGCAGCCTTCTTCGCGAAAGAAATGAGCTGAAGTATCAATTCGTTGATGCTGAGAGGAAGGCTTACCCAGTAGCTCTGATATGTATTGTCATGCTCATATCCCGGAGTGGATATTATGCCTGGCGTAAATGTAAAAAATCATTGAGGCAGAGGGAAGTAGAGACACTAATTCCTATTGTTAAAGCGGCTCATCAAGCATCAAGGGGTACCTATGGCGCCCGCCGGATTGCAGAAGAGATAAAAGCATCCGGCAGTCCTTGCGGGCGGTACAAAGCTGGGTCATTGATGAAAATGGCCGGTGTTGCCGCCAAGCAGAAAAAGAAATTTAAAGCGACGACAGACAGCAAACACAATTTGCCAGTTGCACCGAATTTACTGGACAGACAGTTTGAAGTTGTCGAAGCGGACAAGGTTTATGTCTCTGACATTACATACATTTGGACCCACGAAGGGTGGTTGTATTTGGCCGTCGTTATAGACCTTTTTTCACGCCGGGTTGTCGGCTGGTCCCTGAGTAATCGAATGACCACAAAGTTGATCATGGATGCCCTGCACATGGCAATCAGGCGTCGAATGCCTGCCCCTGGCCTGCTATTTCATTCAGACAGGGGAAGTCAGTATTGCAGTAAAAACTTCCAGAAAATGTTGAATACCCTTGGGATGGTTAGCAGCATGAGCCGGAAAGGGAATTGTTGGGACAATGCCGTGGCAGAGAGCTTTTTCGGTAGTTTGAAGACTGAGAGGGTCTTTTTTACAAACTACATGACCCGAGAAGAAGCCCGGAGAGACATCATTGATTACATCGAAATGTTTTACAATTGCAACAGACGTCATTCCTATTTGGGGTATATCAGTCCAAAAGAATTTGAAAAACTGTGGTTTTTAGAAAAAGCCGCTTAA
- a CDS encoding cupin domain-containing protein, with product MNHPIEKMTPIDLIDHPEGGRYREVFRSDRIVSKNDGSAKPALTHIYFSLNPEEISRFHKVTSDEIWNLYQGEGIHLFLWNETDSAPQCVTLSAQENCFCHVVPAGVWQAAAPISETVLVGCSVAPGFEFSDFTLMVHESQEAQKLVSLAPELAGYISDSSSR from the coding sequence GTGAACCATCCAATTGAAAAGATGACACCAATTGATCTGATAGACCATCCCGAGGGCGGCAGATATAGAGAAGTGTTCAGATCTGACCGCATAGTCTCCAAAAATGACGGGAGCGCCAAACCCGCCCTGACCCATATCTATTTTTCGTTAAACCCAGAAGAAATCAGCCGGTTTCATAAAGTGACATCAGATGAAATCTGGAATCTTTATCAGGGAGAAGGTATCCATCTGTTTTTATGGAATGAAACAGACTCTGCGCCCCAATGCGTGACATTATCTGCCCAAGAGAACTGTTTTTGTCATGTTGTCCCAGCAGGCGTCTGGCAGGCGGCCGCCCCCATTTCAGAAACGGTGCTGGTCGGTTGTTCAGTGGCCCCCGGTTTTGAATTTTCAGATTTCACACTGATGGTGCACGAATCCCAAGAAGCCCAAAAACTTGTTTCATTGGCACCGGAACTGGCCGGATATATCAGTGATAGCAGCTCGAGATAA
- a CDS encoding TonB-dependent receptor — translation MLKKKKLVFIFVILMCAGLFFSSGEAGADDNEIQVSSSVNEDEDAAQQPAQDLGEITVTGKIMDETTAHMPAVVESITAEGIGRINAMETSDVFKYMPGSYLRKLYPGSTNSPLIIRGNNSTMTGRTLVLADGMRLSDFTSSGNSNAPKWFMVAPQEIEKVDVIYGPFSAALSGNSMSGTALITTHMPDSLEVDTSLKYFYQNAHVYNTDDDLEGYNAFGSVGNRTGKFSYNLWFNRMEAEAQAISFITKSASSGGVAVGNPVSGWVADKDLNNEDRYVLGSAGTSDITNNTLKLKMAYDLTDYSTIRLTSAIWDSEKLEDSPESYLRDASGNIVYSGTVDIDGNSYTLSSSTFRYREAEYQDLINGLSYKLDAPDGLKVDASVSAYTALKNISRQSTDAVPASEHGGAGTVTENDNGWYTADLKVAKDVTGWAGAHTLSAGYHFDRYYTDSETWNASDWYDDVRTSLDEASEGKTQTHALFIEDTWYIEDHWSIYLGGRYEWWNGFDASKSTDGVGGRVTTDLDDKSDNGFSPKFSTTFTPNNNWQLRVSLAQAIRYPTVGEMYYGGITSTGEINKSNPDLKPEESFAKDFTITRFLGSNSEARLTFFEDDIDNAIFKQTNSYTNVSNYQNVDEVRTRGIELAFNVRRLFIDGLGLFTNVAWTDSEILRNDNVPESVGKDFPRVPEWRVKCVLDYAPTDKWAITFAGHYCGEQYSELDNSDTNGGYGGVDDFLVFDVKFSYRFPKGFEATLGVDNITDEEYYVSHPYPMRTYFAELKYSF, via the coding sequence ATGTTGAAAAAGAAAAAGTTGGTTTTTATTTTTGTCATATTGATGTGTGCCGGTTTGTTTTTTTCTTCAGGTGAGGCCGGGGCGGATGATAACGAAATCCAGGTGTCATCATCAGTGAACGAAGACGAGGATGCAGCCCAACAACCGGCGCAGGATCTGGGCGAAATTACGGTCACCGGAAAAATTATGGACGAAACCACGGCCCATATGCCTGCCGTGGTGGAAAGTATTACGGCTGAAGGTATTGGACGGATTAATGCCATGGAAACATCGGATGTGTTCAAATACATGCCCGGCTCTTACCTGCGCAAACTCTATCCGGGAAGCACCAACAGTCCCTTGATCATTCGGGGCAATAATTCCACCATGACAGGCCGGACCCTGGTGTTGGCGGACGGCATGCGGCTTTCCGACTTTACGTCAAGTGGAAACAGCAATGCCCCGAAATGGTTTATGGTCGCCCCCCAGGAAATTGAGAAAGTGGATGTGATCTACGGCCCTTTTTCTGCGGCATTGAGCGGTAATTCCATGTCGGGTACGGCCCTGATCACCACCCATATGCCCGATAGCCTGGAGGTGGATACCAGCCTGAAATATTTTTATCAGAATGCCCATGTTTATAACACCGATGACGATCTTGAGGGATATAATGCATTTGGCTCCGTGGGCAATCGGACCGGGAAGTTTTCTTACAATCTGTGGTTCAACCGCATGGAGGCTGAGGCCCAGGCCATTAGCTTCATCACCAAATCCGCCTCATCCGGCGGCGTTGCCGTGGGAAATCCGGTGTCCGGATGGGTGGCCGATAAGGACCTAAATAACGAAGACCGGTACGTATTGGGCTCTGCCGGCACCAGCGATATTACAAATAATACCCTGAAACTTAAAATGGCGTATGATTTGACCGATTATTCGACGATCAGACTGACGTCCGCCATCTGGGATTCAGAGAAGCTGGAAGATTCCCCGGAAAGTTATCTGCGGGATGCAAGCGGAAATATTGTCTACTCCGGCACTGTGGATATTGACGGCAACAGTTATACATTAAGCAGTTCCACCTTCAGGTATCGGGAGGCCGAATACCAGGATCTGATCAACGGGCTAAGTTATAAGCTGGATGCCCCCGATGGATTAAAGGTTGATGCCTCGGTGAGTGCTTATACTGCATTGAAAAATATCTCCCGCCAGTCCACGGATGCGGTGCCTGCGTCTGAGCACGGCGGTGCCGGAACCGTAACGGAAAATGATAACGGCTGGTATACCGCAGATCTTAAAGTCGCCAAAGATGTCACCGGCTGGGCAGGTGCCCACACCCTGTCGGCCGGCTATCATTTTGACCGGTATTACACGGACAGCGAAACATGGAATGCCTCCGACTGGTATGATGATGTCAGGACCAGTCTGGACGAGGCGTCGGAAGGAAAGACCCAGACCCATGCGCTTTTTATAGAGGATACCTGGTATATTGAAGACCATTGGTCGATTTATCTGGGCGGCCGGTATGAGTGGTGGAACGGATTTGACGCCAGCAAATCCACTGATGGCGTCGGCGGGCGGGTTACCACGGACCTTGACGACAAAAGCGACAATGGGTTTTCTCCCAAATTTTCAACCACTTTCACGCCGAACAACAACTGGCAGCTCAGAGTCTCCCTGGCCCAGGCCATCCGGTATCCCACAGTGGGTGAGATGTATTACGGCGGTATCACATCCACAGGCGAGATCAATAAAAGCAACCCGGATTTAAAGCCCGAAGAGAGTTTTGCCAAGGATTTTACCATCACCCGGTTCCTGGGCAGCAATTCCGAAGCCCGGCTGACCTTTTTTGAAGATGATATTGATAATGCCATTTTCAAGCAGACCAACAGCTATACAAACGTAAGCAACTATCAGAATGTGGATGAAGTCAGGACCCGGGGCATCGAACTGGCATTTAATGTGCGGCGGCTGTTTATTGACGGCTTGGGATTGTTCACAAACGTGGCCTGGACCGATTCCGAAATTCTGCGTAACGATAATGTCCCTGAAAGTGTGGGCAAAGATTTTCCCAGGGTCCCCGAGTGGCGGGTGAAATGCGTGCTGGATTATGCGCCGACGGACAAATGGGCCATCACCTTTGCCGGCCATTATTGCGGGGAGCAGTACTCCGAGCTGGATAACTCGGACACCAATGGCGGATACGGCGGGGTGGATGACTTTCTGGTGTTTGATGTCAAGTTCAGCTACCGTTTTCCCAAGGGCTTTGAAGCAACCCTGGGCGTGGATAACATCACGGACGAGGAATATTATGTTTCGCATCCCTATCCCATGCGCACCTATTTTGCCGAACTCAAATATTCATTTTAA
- a CDS encoding DUF4198 domain-containing protein, producing MMKSLNVIFCIAVFTFAVCCSATVHAHDTLLVMDNYQTSINSTPGLKVFSAHNFLPPEDAVMSPDRLEEVFFITPSFERVAQNAKLSAPGTYMCLAVPVNGFATKTPDGYQRGKNKKEVDHPLLCSYSMKYAKAIFTVGQAGGDAYAKPLGQKMEIIPLKDPATLNPGDILPVKVLKEGAPARTYVYGTYDGFSDQKDTFCYTTRTDKQGIAEIKLLHQGTWVLIAKIEEPFSDSAVCDTQRWAATLTFHVAE from the coding sequence ATGATGAAAAGTTTAAATGTGATTTTCTGTATTGCTGTTTTTACCTTTGCGGTTTGTTGCTCTGCCACGGTCCATGCCCATGACACCCTGCTGGTCATGGACAATTATCAAACGTCAATCAACAGCACCCCCGGCTTAAAGGTGTTCAGTGCCCATAATTTCCTACCGCCGGAAGACGCTGTGATGAGTCCGGACAGGCTGGAGGAGGTCTTTTTTATCACGCCGTCATTTGAACGGGTGGCACAAAACGCTAAACTCAGTGCCCCGGGCACATACATGTGTCTGGCTGTTCCCGTTAATGGTTTTGCCACCAAAACCCCGGACGGCTACCAAAGAGGGAAAAATAAAAAAGAGGTGGATCATCCTCTCCTCTGCAGCTATTCCATGAAATATGCCAAAGCAATATTCACCGTGGGCCAGGCCGGGGGTGACGCCTATGCCAAACCCCTTGGACAGAAGATGGAAATTATTCCGTTAAAGGACCCGGCCACCCTTAATCCTGGCGACATACTTCCGGTCAAGGTACTCAAAGAAGGTGCGCCGGCCCGGACATATGTTTACGGCACCTATGACGGTTTTTCAGATCAAAAAGATACCTTTTGCTATACCACCCGTACCGATAAGCAGGGGATTGCTGAAATCAAACTGCTGCACCAGGGCACCTGGGTATTGATTGCCAAAATCGAAGAACCTTTTTCCGACAGTGCCGTATGCGACACCCAACGGTGGGCCGCTACCCTGACATTTCATGTGGCTGAATAA
- the lipB gene encoding lipoyl(octanoyl) transferase LipB: protein MTGMTRSADDRLAVFEDLGLRDYVPVLEIQTSARDALIRNPGLSDRVLFVQHPAVYTLGKRGGRENLVVSEQFLAERGIDIVQTARGGNITFHGPGQAVLYPIINLERSRIGVADFVNGLEEIMMRTARNFGVEAGRDPKNHGLWVGYKKIGSVGISIKKGVSIHGLALNVCPDLTPFTWINPCGLQNVAMTSLEQENKNLAFDPKASMERVKDLFFKFFCEIFNFNTRGANP, encoded by the coding sequence ATGACGGGAATGACCCGTTCGGCGGATGACCGACTTGCCGTATTTGAAGACCTTGGTCTCCGGGACTATGTGCCGGTTCTTGAGATTCAGACCTCAGCCCGGGACGCGTTGATCCGGAACCCAGGTTTAAGCGACCGGGTTCTTTTTGTCCAGCACCCCGCGGTTTACACCTTAGGTAAAAGAGGGGGCAGGGAAAACCTTGTGGTCTCGGAACAGTTTTTGGCCGAACGCGGCATTGACATTGTCCAGACCGCCAGAGGGGGAAACATTACCTTTCATGGTCCGGGCCAGGCCGTGCTCTATCCCATTATCAACCTGGAGCGATCCAGGATCGGGGTGGCCGATTTTGTTAACGGCCTTGAGGAAATCATGATGCGAACGGCCCGCAATTTTGGCGTAGAGGCAGGACGGGACCCGAAAAACCACGGCCTTTGGGTCGGATATAAGAAAATCGGCAGTGTGGGAATTTCCATTAAAAAAGGGGTCTCCATCCATGGCCTGGCATTGAATGTATGTCCGGACTTGACGCCGTTTACCTGGATCAACCCCTGCGGTCTGCAGAATGTAGCGATGACTTCCCTTGAACAGGAAAATAAAAACTTGGCCTTTGATCCGAAAGCGTCCATGGAACGGGTCAAGGATCTGTTTTTCAAGTTTTTTTGCGAGATTTTTAATTTTAACACACGGGGAGCAAACCCATGA
- the lipA gene encoding lipoyl synthase — protein sequence MNSHCNSQSKKSSADAGTVRKGKPKWLKKSMPKGGDCRRVTRLLSEAGLHTVCQEAACPNMFECFEKNTATFMILGANCTRNCRFCNVASNSPTPVDPDESKRVADTVLELKLTYVVVTSVTRDDLPDGGAAHFARVIRAIKQADPGIRVEVLIPDFQGDVNALKTVAEAEPDVINHNIETVKGLYSKVRPQAGYQQSLDLIRNVRTLFPGMPAKSGIMVGLGEAMEELRATFRDLYDHGCNILTVGQYLQPTRAHLSVEKFYSPEEFEQLARMAREIGFEQVAAGPFVRSSYNARELFNAPRAKE from the coding sequence ATGAACAGCCATTGCAACAGCCAGTCAAAAAAATCTTCTGCCGATGCCGGGACCGTCCGGAAAGGCAAACCCAAATGGCTGAAAAAAAGTATGCCCAAAGGCGGGGATTGCCGGCGGGTGACCCGGCTTTTATCCGAAGCAGGACTTCATACCGTCTGCCAAGAAGCCGCCTGCCCCAATATGTTTGAATGTTTTGAAAAGAATACCGCCACCTTCATGATTCTGGGTGCCAACTGCACCCGGAATTGCCGGTTTTGCAATGTGGCTTCAAATTCACCGACCCCGGTTGATCCGGATGAATCCAAAAGGGTGGCCGACACCGTACTTGAACTGAAATTGACCTATGTGGTGGTCACTTCGGTGACCAGGGATGATCTTCCCGACGGCGGGGCAGCCCATTTTGCACGTGTGATCCGGGCCATTAAACAGGCGGATCCCGGCATTCGGGTGGAGGTGCTGATTCCAGATTTCCAGGGCGATGTCAACGCCCTTAAAACTGTGGCTGAGGCAGAACCGGATGTGATTAACCACAACATTGAGACGGTGAAGGGCCTCTATTCAAAGGTCCGTCCCCAGGCCGGGTACCAGCAATCCCTTGACCTGATTCGAAATGTGCGAACGCTTTTTCCCGGTATGCCGGCCAAATCCGGCATCATGGTCGGCCTGGGCGAGGCAATGGAAGAACTTAGGGCCACCTTCCGGGACTTGTACGATCACGGCTGCAATATCCTCACCGTGGGCCAGTATCTCCAGCCCACAAGAGCGCATCTTAGTGTTGAAAAATTTTACAGCCCCGAAGAATTTGAACAACTCGCCCGCATGGCCCGTGAGATCGGGTTCGAACAGGTGGCCGCCGGGCCCTTTGTCAGAAGTTCTTACAACGCCAGGGAGTTGTTCAACGCTCCCAGAGCAAAGGAATAG
- a CDS encoding zinc dependent phospholipase C family protein — protein sequence MKNIEFLPPAVARLLIMESTAFLYGCLSADIFIGKGSKPKPVHSHNWKTGLNLLDAADNPYLQAYSLGYLSHLAADITAHNYYVPNLMNKTFKGGRLSHVYIEMLADNQVNHSAHQASDLFQPATRKADIALRRQMEARTVSFFIKKKLFHQTIKFLGYQPVSQSLEFSKRIVPAYQKDFLNEQLAYSYGLVADLLQNPNQALALDFDPIGSKNIALSIRKNDWKNILKKKQGPPPCFRVDSKIKNICLRRHNTF from the coding sequence TTGAAAAATATTGAATTTCTCCCACCTGCTGTAGCCCGACTCCTGATTATGGAATCAACAGCCTTTTTATATGGATGTTTGAGTGCAGACATATTCATCGGCAAGGGGAGCAAGCCAAAACCCGTGCACAGCCATAACTGGAAAACAGGGCTGAATCTCTTGGACGCTGCAGATAATCCGTATCTCCAAGCTTACTCCTTGGGGTACTTATCTCATCTGGCCGCCGATATTACTGCCCATAATTATTATGTGCCCAACTTGATGAACAAAACGTTCAAAGGGGGGCGTTTAAGCCACGTATATATCGAAATGCTGGCCGACAACCAGGTCAATCATTCTGCGCATCAGGCAAGTGATCTTTTCCAGCCCGCCACCCGGAAGGCCGATATCGCCCTGCGCAGACAAATGGAAGCCAGGACCGTTAGCTTTTTCATCAAAAAAAAATTATTCCACCAAACCATTAAATTTCTTGGATATCAGCCTGTCAGTCAATCCCTGGAATTTTCAAAAAGAATTGTTCCCGCCTACCAAAAGGATTTTTTGAACGAACAATTAGCGTATTCTTACGGCCTTGTTGCTGATCTGCTCCAAAATCCAAACCAGGCATTAGCCCTTGATTTTGATCCCATCGGAAGTAAAAACATTGCGTTGTCTATTCGAAAAAACGATTGGAAAAATATACTAAAAAAAAAACAAGGTCCCCCGCCCTGTTTCAGGGTGGATAGCAAGATTAAAAATATCTGCCTTCGGAGGCACAACACTTTTTAA
- a CDS encoding phospholipase D-like domain-containing protein: MLRRQRSSSAAFAWLMAIFFVPYLGVPLYLIFGGRKLKRDALTKKDIHLEGQGTASAQVASPIDSLLRGYGIPGATSGNEIRLCPTGIDVYNALVQLIEEAGHQILITTFILSRDQVGRDIVERLSQKAAQGVTVRLLLDDIGSMFTTRNFLGSLLNNGGKVAYFMPLFRAPFHGKTNLRNHRKIAIADQKIVLAGGTNIADEYIGPGPSEDRWTDLSFVMTGPAVRHYLEVFQSDWLFAYGEKINIIPPGMDNPNATGHGVVQVIPSGPDVPGDPIYDALLTAIFAAKKRFWIVTPYYIPDQTLAQALRLAALRGVDVRVVVPFRSNHILADLARGTHLRELENCGGKVIKYPHMVHAKVILIDESHAVVGSANMDMRSLFLNYEIVMLAYSKPDIIAVHKWVEGLIEQSSEGTQSVGIARDTVEGIARLVAPLL; this comes from the coding sequence ATGCTGCGCAGGCAACGCAGTTCTTCGGCAGCCTTTGCCTGGCTGATGGCCATTTTTTTTGTGCCTTACCTCGGGGTGCCCTTGTATCTTATTTTCGGCGGCCGAAAACTTAAACGGGATGCACTCACTAAAAAAGACATACATTTGGAAGGGCAAGGAACGGCTTCAGCACAGGTTGCAAGTCCTATTGACTCTTTGCTGCGTGGATACGGCATACCCGGGGCAACCAGCGGCAACGAAATCCGGTTGTGCCCCACCGGAATTGATGTATACAACGCCCTTGTTCAACTTATTGAAGAAGCTGGACACCAGATACTGATCACTACGTTCATACTCTCCCGGGACCAGGTGGGAAGGGATATTGTGGAAAGGCTTTCCCAAAAAGCTGCCCAAGGTGTCACTGTCCGCCTTCTGCTTGACGACATCGGTTCCATGTTTACCACCCGAAATTTTTTGGGCAGCTTACTGAATAACGGAGGAAAAGTCGCCTATTTCATGCCCTTGTTCCGGGCGCCCTTCCACGGCAAAACAAATCTTCGCAACCACCGCAAAATAGCCATTGCCGATCAGAAAATAGTTCTGGCCGGAGGTACAAATATTGCTGACGAATACATTGGTCCCGGCCCGAGTGAAGATCGCTGGACGGATCTTTCTTTTGTCATGACCGGGCCGGCGGTGCGTCACTATCTTGAGGTTTTTCAATCTGACTGGCTCTTTGCCTATGGGGAAAAAATCAATATTATACCGCCGGGCATGGATAATCCTAACGCAACAGGACACGGCGTCGTGCAGGTAATTCCCTCTGGACCGGACGTTCCGGGTGATCCAATTTACGATGCCCTGCTGACCGCTATTTTTGCCGCAAAAAAAAGGTTCTGGATTGTGACGCCCTACTATATTCCAGACCAAACACTGGCCCAGGCGCTGCGGCTCGCGGCTTTAAGGGGCGTTGACGTGCGCGTTGTGGTTCCGTTTAGATCCAACCACATACTTGCAGATCTTGCCCGGGGAACCCATCTGCGTGAGCTCGAAAACTGTGGCGGCAAGGTGATCAAGTATCCGCACATGGTTCATGCCAAGGTAATCCTCATAGATGAAAGCCACGCGGTTGTAGGATCGGCTAACATGGATATGCGCAGCCTTTTTTTGAACTATGAAATCGTAATGCTGGCTTACTCAAAACCGGATATCATCGCGGTTCACAAATGGGTGGAGGGCCTTATTGAGCAAAGTAGTGAAGGTACCCAATCGGTGGGTATTGCCAGGGACACGGTTGAGGGTATTGCCCGCTTGGTTGCCCCTTTGCTTTAA